A stretch of Castanea sativa cultivar Marrone di Chiusa Pesio chromosome 2, ASM4071231v1 DNA encodes these proteins:
- the LOC142626272 gene encoding scarecrow-like protein 15: protein MRVPANSPQTNNQSPNPKPVLSNNTSRNIGFHSPTNTPNSLCYEPTSVLDLRRSPSPVKEKPASTTEIPGRLDVLSRPEDPLDWDEQVLHNLDWDSIIRDIDLLHHEDPVPSLRTILQSNPCDPHQVVQLPELPHPQPFDPTQFVHTDFICDVNYSTQNLADLHNSNPFDLTHEFHHTSLNGFESVEELLRAVDCFDSNQLQLAQGILERLNQRHRAPVGKPLQRAAFYFREAFQSLLTNGTNRTTRLSSWSEIVQTIKTYKAFSGISPIPLFSHFTTNQALLEAFQGSTFLHVVDFDIGLGGQYASFMKEISERAESCKATNNNIPSVFLRITAIVPEEYALESRLIKENLSQFAQELKIRLQVDLIHLRTFESLSFKAIKFMNGEKTAFLLSPTIFRRLGSTNNIAAFLSDLRTVSPNVVVLVDNEGWTESGSASFRRNFVNSLEFYALMLESLDASVGGGGVGGDWVRKIEMVLLRPRILAAVEAAGRRVAPWKDVFYGAGMKPVQLSQFADFQAECLLGKVQVRGFQVGKRHAELVLCWRDRPMVATSAWKC from the coding sequence ATGAGAGTTCCAGCCAATTCCCCACAAACCAATAACCAATCTCCGAACCCAAAACCGGTTCTTTCCAACAACACCAGCAGAAATATCGGTTTCCACAGCCCTACGAACACTCCAAATAGCCTGTGCTACGAACCCACCTCGGTTCTTGACCTTCGCCGGAGCCCGAGCCCCGTCAAGGAAAAGCCGGCCTCCACGACCGAAATTCCGGGTCGTCTCGACGTTCTGTCTCGGCCAGAAGACCCGCTCGACTGGGACGAACAAGTGCTGCATAATCTGGACTGGGATTCAATCATAAGGGACATTGATTTACTACATCATGAAGACCCAGTTCCTTCTTTGAGGACTATTCTCCAATCCAATCCTTGTGATCCTCATCAGGTTGTTCAATTGCCAGAGCTTCCTCACCCTCAGCCCTTCGATCCCACTCAGTTTGTGCACACTGATTTCATCTGTGACGTCAATTACTCCACTCAAAACCTGGCTGATCTCCACAACTCCAACCCCTTTGATTTGACCCACGAGTTTCATCATACAAGCCTCAACGGTTTCGAGTCAGTAGAGGAGCTTCTTCGAGCTGTGGACTGCTTTGACTCGAACCAGTTACAACTCGCCCAGGGAATATTGGAGCGGCTCAATCAACGCCATCGAGCTCCAGTGGGAAAACCGCTCCAACGAGCTGCCTTTTACTTCAGAGAAGCTTTCCAGAGCCTACTCACCAACGGTACAAACCGAACAACTCGACTCTCTTCCTGGTCAGAAATTGTCCAGACAATCAAAACCTACAAGGCCTTCTCTGGAATCTCACCGATCCCTTTGTTCTCTCACTTCACTACCAACCAAGCCCTCCTTGAAGCTTTTCAAGGCTCCACTTTCCTCCACGTTGTCGACTTCGACATCGGACTTGGTGGCCAATACGCTTCCTTCATGAAAGAGATCTCCGAAAGGGCTGAGTCTTGCAAAGCCACTAACAATAATATTCCATCAGTGTTTCTTCGAATCACTGCTATCGTGCCCGAAGAATACGCCCTCGAGAGCAGACTGATCAAAGAAAACCTCTCACAGTTCGCCCAAGAACTCAAAATCAGACTCCAGGTTGATCTTATTCACTTACGTACCTTCGAATCGCTATCTTTCAAAGCTATAAAATTCATGAATGGAGAGAAGACCGCTTTTCTTTTGTCACCAACTATCTTTCGCCGTCTTGGTTCCACCAACAACATAGCCGCTTTTCTCAGCGATCTCAGGACTGTCTCTCCAAACGTCGTGGTTCTCGTGGACAACGAAGGCTGGACAGAGAGCGGGTCAGCGTCGTTTCGGCGCAACTTTGTGAACAGCCTTGAGTTCTACGCCTTGATGCTTGAGTCTCTTGATGCTTCCGTTGGAGGCGGTGGCGTTGGCGGCGACTGGGTGAGGAAAATTGAGATGGTGTTGCTGAGGCCGAGGATTTTGGCGGCGGTGGAGGCGGCGGGGAGGAGAGTCGCTCCGTGGAAGGACGTGTTCTATGGGGCGGGAATGAAGCCTGTACAGTTGAGTCAGTTTGCAGACTTTCAAGCTGAGTGTTTGTTGGGGAAAGTACAGGTTAGGGGCTTCCAAGTCGGAAAGCGGCATGCCGAGTTGGTGCTTTGCTGGCGTGATAGGCCGATGGTCGCCACATCAGCTTGGAAGTGTTAA